In Drosophila innubila isolate TH190305 chromosome 2R unlocalized genomic scaffold, UK_Dinn_1.0 1_C_2R, whole genome shotgun sequence, the following are encoded in one genomic region:
- the LOC117784604 gene encoding small subunit processome component 20 homolog: protein MAAITEKSKETNTFRFKSFTDRVNEIDLRHLALYHIGHKNEQLEEVENETYFQQTLQKWNVLNLTEEYNYFSKRCRNIVTLPQLLHQKDFVIDLLLERLSTATTLSQQPLLELIYVLARDLREEFYAYFQRVLDRLICLLNTQDAEQLEWTLICLAHLFKTLKSYLKRNIGVVFNAILPLLDEQNYADHVTNFAVECFAFIARDVRDFPRFLTYVLKTVLREQVESVHGCGRLLYEILRGVNGHLHICAGDLLAHVLEVLVNADASHTNAQTSLLADIVQHSFGLLLNFLTADQSVVLWQQLCGAVSKPDLSVTATMQLLDLILPLINHKDGRYIAELSLLVPTVLKLLDRHMAVGAEPLQQLSTLVSSLLQARQTQLSQLDASRLLQQQLKVNKVSRVVYKDFILQMLDYKQFELLVLPHVVAHYEEHLDSNTLELLARIVQHKRPLSVDANSISSWQAYPMQLKHAKTMENVEQQLQHIDVNEESHLLLLLLLPHLRGFNKQPLESSLQSSIREQLASTSPDCSLLLLLLQIHTLLKFKLPQELSKQLQQTLLPTVGSDLRALACLQLILLKTDRGGLEDSAMESILEIASKLLSQPASQCRRMAAHCLELLGALRGKNNPYGYFAAACSIEPTVHNYRDLLLQLQQLEPASAQFKQYAQLSHFKEHAVSLLLGLLYNNFKFVWAPVQQLLAEYVKVMTTDEFWSIFKAKLLQTIEYIDYNKEVTALEQPPQRSYNSGALSSLLPLEESQQQITLQQALNYRQLLWQCIPKLGNIAEVKNADLVRLFLQFVDREYQAQLERSEHTWNLVETTGDEAIDAEDVDNENAEIATQTTPAKGRNKRKSRNLHAKFILQTLQLKLGCFVSQPNPKALHREPEMHEFYLELLAGPNSQLQQLALDCLCAYKQPSALVQHKTQLSGLIDDAKFKASLSDFELANLAQQQRSDLMPFILRVLYGHLTRGGARQLSGQQRKTLILRFLGQLEEEEIQSFLRMAFSRFADYTSQPIELLVTHVRTQFVPTAVIAARQLQRIVNLLELIRKEFAGRLSVDFQVYVLKLLLLVGAVSQQVIGGQVEAGRLMNAYKNVRHGALQTLVNYFDQLVDMSDLWQTEQLKAICEVFVWPGLARLSQDSIHAPTPLLKLLLLWGGEPRFQSWLQRRPSSDSPTIMHHLMALLLNDKAKQVVRRALLQLVEQLLECANTEEHGAQALAILQPHIPDILQLMQASWRHKKAGKQTLDKRELNILSLLTVHVQEPDTCETLLHLLLPIFTKQAASASGESVLQLITTLSNLSQRVPSPHDYVRQLSPLFEQVHVLPARKLLCEMLAEMAKRLHKQAKQQPELQSVSEKMREWARIVLLLNAWDKRWLEQPDYDKRLQALTELKQQLQEPKEDKQATFDLELGLLVTYNCFYMLRHVSDLGMRVNIGELLKLLFPHLTRQLQLCPSQPQEQLRLWLEECVLPLLQRSLREERFEHARSEAIGLLGELARQCPQAHDVLRDLAPLADRHDVEVDFFENMLHLQTQRHGRGLQRLVNIAGGATWRSTPPCARTLTQFLMPLATRYLLSEKHAGKHTLVDAAIEAVGVMCELLPWQQYHVVLRHYLQRLRQAHSQQKQCVRLVVRVLDAFHFDLTNAHADVSALSQLKQKLSEATEPQPTEQKDEESEDKPIKEELPGDGGDIDFEVDKDKSEDALEEEEQTKERQVKQHLALAPNAAKRVMATITSVLLPTLNRAITEKTNYDAKHKVNRRRLSYEREEEEIQRVPIALAMVKLLQKLPQELLDNSLPGIFMKVCTFLRSPLKSVRMLTRDILKKIMLTLGGSWLGLLLEQLQSLLTRGFQVHVLSVTLHGVLDALRDQLQPAHIELCLQNLLEVALNDIFGDVSAEKEVDKIVSHTPEAKPSAKSYLTLNIAARHIRDNCLLDLLLPFKEQLTRTHSRKVTQKIQECFAKIVAGLVENTHIARESLLIFIYGTMSESITDLLPGTQKRQLSDKQQALMRRARPDCLLLQPAPGRRSVTTGNKQVKSNAQANAHILIEFGLELLHFVLKRKKLADLDYQPFLHPLLPLLRDALKSNHARTTSYALKCYTAIWLGDYELAELDTVQLGPVVSRMFEILKNFSSFGATRQEENAQLVRASFKAVVALLRKCQDYALSEEQIEQLLLHIEQELQEGECSSQTMCFTLLKALVGRKVDTRSLHDLMKRLADLSIVSQSDHVRDESRGILTTYIMEYPLQKRIDQLLKFMSVQLAYTQPAGRQSAIQFMHGIVNKFPLQLLAKHSEFLYLSLGTRLVNDEDTACRRAVAAALEALLGRLNKLQRQPLLDVTMLFFTSSQSIQKPGVREMAAAMLSRFVQAERAGFTERLPLVLPTLVAVLTLGDTEAGGKFVRAPGRDALPLAETSVPRKRRRKVPDGELLLEGLDEEALLEQQQRSIDHQVIQLQYCLLKIFEHCGETLLVDQELAPTVDELAYASQRLLGHEHNWVRCNSAKILTQILAQYDYDYVGQQLVGVKREEESETKPLEFIYAQPAQDLKSLVLDLCAQVTPGETAQEMIDELVKILLYVAHMLRDVPFSVKQEPDADQSEPALAGKINLSWLVRNIRILINKEVSKAPHDTSIRTALFTLIEGLSTLLSVDAVTRLAPTLLQALVREMSDEDQNVDAELRQLALRVGSRLRKRIGSETYDKVRNVVQTKLMVRRAERRKAVAQEKIHDPVRAAKRKAGMQERKKAAKRLKTAVIRGKAPDMKQKLKKRKRKAEMESF from the exons ATGGCTGCTATAACAGAAAAGTCAAAGGAAACAAATACGTTTCGG TTTAAATCGTTTACCGATCGCGTGAATGAGATTGACTTGCGGCACCTGgcgctatatcatataggcCACAAAAATGAGCAACTCGAAGAAGTGGAGAATGAAACGTACTTCCAGCAGACGCTGCAGAAGTGGAACGTGCTCAATCTGACCGAGGAGTACAACTACTTCAGCAAGCGATGCCGCAACATTGTCACCCTGCCGCAACTGTTACACCAGAAGGACTTTGTCATTGACCTGCTATTGGAACGTTTGTCCACAGCCACAACTTTGTCACAGCAGCCGCTACTGGAGCTGATCTATGTGCTTGCACGCGATTTGCGCGAGGAGTTCTATGCCTATTTCCAACGTGTGCTAGACCGTCTGATATGCCTTCTGAATACCCAAGATGCGGAACAACTCGAATGGACGCTTATCTGTCTTGCGCATTTGTTCAAAACACTCAAGTCCTACTTGAAGCGAAATATTGGCGTTGTCTTCAACGCCATTCTACCGCTGCTGGACGAGCAGAACTATGCTGACCATGTGACCAACTTTGCCGTCGAATGCTTCGCCTTTATAGCGCGTGATGTCCGCGATTTTCCACGTTTCCTCACGTACGTACTCAAAACGGTGCTGCGCGAGCAAGTGGAGAGCGTCCACGGCTGCGGAAGGCTGCTTTATGAGATTCTCCGCGGCGTCAATGGTCATCTGCATATATGCGCCGGCGATCTTCTGGCCCATGTTCTCGAGGTGCTCGTCAATGCGGACGCCAGTCACACCAATGCCCAGACATCACTACTGGCGGACATTGTGCAGCATAGCTTTGGCCTCTTGCTAAATTTTCTGACCGCCGACCAAAGCGTCGTCCTCTGGCAACAACTATGTGGCGCCGTCTCTAAACCGGACCTGAGCGTGACGGCAACTATGCAACTGCTTGACCTCATTCTGCCGCTTATCAACCACAAGGATGGACGATACATTGCAGAGCTGTCACTGTTGGTGCCCACAGTGTTGAAGCTGCTCGACCGACACATGGCCGTTGGCGCTGAGCCACTGCAGCAGCTCAGCACGCTGGTCAGCAGCCTACTGCAGGCTCGACAAACGCAGCTCAGCCAACTAGATGCCAGCCgactgctgcagcagcagcttaaGGTCAACAAAGTTTCCCGTGTGGTTTACAAGGACTTTATTCTTCAGATGCTGGACTACAAACAATTTGAGCTGTTGGTGCTGCCACACGTTGTGGCCCACTACGAGGAGCATCTCGACTCAAATACACTGGAACTTCTGGCGCGGATTGTTCAGCATAAAAGGCCACTGTCCGTTGACGCAAACAGTATCTCCAGCTGGCAAGCATACCCAATGCAGCTGAAACATGCGAAAACAATGGAGAACGTggaacaacaattgcagcacaTTGATGTCAACGAGGAGTCGCATCtcttgctgctcctgctgctgcctcaTCTGCGCGGTTTCAACAAGCAGCCACTGGAGAGCAGTCTGCAGAGTTCTATAAGGGAACAGCTTGCAAGTACTTCGCCAGATTGCTccctgctgctgcttctgctgcagATCCACACTCTGCTGAAGTTCAAGTTGCCCCAGGAGCTGAGTaagcaactgcagcagacTCTGCTGCCGACTGTGGGCAGTGATCTGCGAGCATTGGCCTGTCTGCAGCTCATCCTTTTGAAAACAGACAGGGGTGGACTGGAGGACAGCGCCATGGAGTCCATTTTAGAGATTGCATCGAAACTACTAAGTCAACCCGCATCGCAGTGCCGTCGCATGGCTGCACATTGTCTGGAGTTGCTGGGTGCTCTTCGAGGCAAAAACAATCCCTATGGATACTTTGCAGCCGCCTGCTCCATTGAGCCAACAGTGCACAATTACAGGgatctgctgctgcagctgcagcaactggAACCAGCATCTGCTCAGTTCAAGCAGTACGCCCAGCTGTCTCACTTCAAGGAGCATGCGGTCAGCCTCCTGCTCGGATTACTATACAACAACTTCAAGTTCGTGTGGGCGCCGGTGCAACAGCTTTTGGCGGAATATGTCAAGGTGATGACCACGGACGAGTTCTGGAGCATATTCAAGGCCAAGTTGCTGCAGACAATCGAGTACATTGACTACAACAAGGAGGTGACTGCATTGGAGCAACCTCCACAGCGTAGCTACAACTCCGGAGCCCTTAGCTCGTTGTTGCCACTAGAAGAGTCCCAGCAACAGATAACTCTCCAACAGGCATTGAACTACCGCCAACTGCTTTGGCAGTGCATCCCAAAGCTGGGCAACATTGCCGAAGTCAAGAATGCGGATCTGGTGCGTCTTTTCCTGCAGTTTGTGGACCGCGAGTATCAGGCGCAGTTGGAGCGTTCAGAACACACTTGGAATCTAGTAGAGACAACGg GCGATGAGGCGATCGATGCGGAGGATGTGGACAACGAAAATGCAGAGATTGCAACACAGACGACACCTGCCAAGGGGCGAAACAAGAGGAAATCGCGTAATCTGCATGCCAAGTTCATTTTGCAGACACTACAGTTGAAGTTGGGCTGCTTTGTCTCTCAACCGAATCCAAAGGCGCTTCATCGGGAGCCAGAGATGCACGAGTTTTATCTGGAGCTTCTGGCTGGTCCCAActcgcagctgcagcagcttgCTCTGGACTGTCTCTGCGCCTACAAGCAGCCATCGGCGCTGGTGCAGCACAAGACGCAGTTGTCGGGCCTCATCGATGATGCCAAGTTCAAGGCCTCGCTGAGTGACTTCGAGTTAGCCAATCTGGCTCAGCAGCAACGCTCCGACCTGATGCCATTCATTCTCCGCGTGCTCTACGGACACCTGACCAGAGGCGGAGCGCGACAGTTGAGCGGACAACAGAGGAAGACACTCATCCTGCGCTTCCTTGGCcagctggaggaggaggagattCAGAGCTTTTTGAGAATGGCCTTCAGTCGCTTTGCCGACTACACGAGTCAGCCCATCGAGCTGCTGGTGACCCATGTGCGGACGCAGTTTGTGCCGACAGCTGTAATTGCTGCACGCCAGCTGCAGAGGATCGTCAATCTGCTGGAGCTGATACGCAAGGAGTTTGCAGGTCGCTTGAGTGTGGACTTTCAAGTCTACGTTCTGAAGCTATTGCTCCTGGTGGGTGCTGTTTCCCAGCAAGTGATCGGGGGCCAAGTCGAGGCTGGCAGACTGATGAATGCCTACAAGAATGTGCGACATGGAGCACTGCAGACGCTTGTCAACTACTTTGATCAGCTGGTGGACATGTCGGATCTGTGGCAGACAGAGCAGTTGAAGGCCATTTGTGAGGTCTTCGTCTGGCCTGGTCTGGCACGCCTCTCCCAGGACTCAATACACGCGCCAACGCCTCTGCTGAAACTGCTCCTCCTATGGGGTGGCGAGCCACGCTTCCAATCCTGGCTGCAAAGACGTCCCTCCTCCGATTCGCCGACCATAATGCATCATCTGATGGCGCTGCTTCTGAACGACAAGGCCAAGCAGGTGGTGCGACGTGCTTTGCTGCAGCTGGTGGAACAGCTGCTGGAATGCGCCAACACGGAGGAGCATGGAGCACAGGCACTGGCCATACTTCAGCCCCATATACCTGACATCCTTCAGCTAATGCAGGCCAGCTGGCGGCACAAGAAGGCCGGCAAACAGACGCTGGACAAGCGTGAGCTCAACATTCTCAGCCTGCTGACGGTGCACGTCCAAGAGCCTGACACCTGCGAGACATTGTTGCATCTGCTGCTGCCCATCTTCACCAAGCAGGCGGCCAGTGCGAGTGGCGAGTCTGTGCTGCAATTGATCACGACGTTGTCGAATCTCAGTCAGCGTGTGCCCTCTCCCCATGATTATGTACGTCAGCTGTCGCCTTTGTTCGAGCAGGTGCACGTCTTGCCGGCTCGCAAACTGCTCTGTGAGATGCTCGCCGAGATGGCCAAGCGACTGCACAAGCAGGCAAAGCAGCAGCCGGAACTGCAGTCCGTCTCAGAGAAGATGCGGGAATGGGCACGAATTGTTCTCTTGCTGAATGCGTGGGACAAGCGCTGGCTGGAGCAACCCGACTATGACAAGCGTCTCCAGGCACTCACCGAGctgaagcagcagctgcaggagCCGAAGGAGGATAAGCAGGCTACCTTTGATCTGGAACTGGGACTCCTAGTGACCTACAATTGCTTCTACATGTTGCGCCACGTCTCGGATCTGGGCATGCGCGTCAACATTGGTGAGCTGCTGAAGCTGTTGTTTCCCCATCTGACACGCCAACTGCAACTCTGCCCCAGCCAGCCCCAGGAGCAACTGCGTCTCTGGCTGGAGGAGTGTGTACTGCCGTTGCTACAGCGATCGCTGCGCGAGGAGCGATTTGAGCATGCACGAAGTGAAGCCATTGGATTGCTGGGTGAACTGGCTCGACAGTGTCCCCAGGCGCATGACGTGCTGCGGGATCTGGCGCCGTTGGCAGATCGCCACGACGTGGAGGTGGACTTCTTTGAAAACATGCTGCATTTGCAGACCCAACGACATGGGCGTGGCCTGCAGCGATTGGTCAATATCGCTGGGGGCGCCACCTGGCGTTCAACGCCGCCTTGTGCCCGCACCTTAACCCAGTTCCTGATGCCGCTGGCCACGCGCTATCTGTTAAGTGAGAAGCATGCGGGTAAGCACACGCTGGTGGATGCAGCCATCGAGGCGGTGGGCGTGATGTGTGAACTCCTTCCTTGGCAGCAGTATCACGTCGTGCTGCGCCATTACCTGCAGCGTCTGCGCCAGGCGCACTCCCAGCAGAAGCAGTGCGTCCGCTTGGTGGTGCGTGTCCTCGACGCCTTCCACTTTGATCTGACCAATGCGCATGCCGATGTCTCTGCGCTGTCCCAGCTCAAGCAGAAGCTCTCCGAAGCGACTGAGCCTCAGCCAACGGAGCAGAAGGATGAGGAATCTGAGGATAAGCCCATCAAGGAGGAACTGCCCGGAGATGGCGGGGACATTGACTTCGAGGTCGACAAAGACAAGTCGGAGGATGCcctggaggaggaggagcaaaCAAAGGAGCGACAAGTCAAGCAACATCTGGCACTGGCACCCAATGCAGCCAAACGTGTGATGGCCACCATAACCAGTGTCTTGTTGCCCACCCTGAACCGCGCCATCACCGAGAAGACCAACTACGACGCCAAGCACAAGGTAAACCGGCGTCGTCTAAGCTACGAgcgggaggaggaggagataCAGCGTGTTCCCATCGCCCTGGCCATGGTAAAGTTGTTGCAGAAGCTGCCCCAGGAGCTCTTGGATAATAGTCTACCAG GTATCTTCATGAAGGTGTGCACTTTCCTGCGATCCCCCTTGAAGTCTGTGCGTATGCTCACCCGAGACATTCTGAAGAAGATCATGCTTACCCTGGGAGGCAGTTGGCTTGGCCTGCTTCTGGAGCAGCTGCAGTCCCTGTTGACCCGTGGTTTTCAGGTGCACGTGCTGTCGGTGACACTGCACGGCGTGTTGGACGCACTACGAGACCAACTGCAGCCGGCTCATATCGAACTCTGTCTGCAGAATCTACTAGAGGTTGCTCTCAACGATATCTTTGGAGATGTGAGCGCCGAGAAGGAGGTGGATAAGATTGTATCCCACACGCCCGAGGCGAAACCAAGTGCCAAGAGCTATTTGACACTAAACATTGCTGCCCGTCACATCAGGGACAATTGTCTGCTTGATTTGCTGCTGCCCTTCAAGGAGCAGTTGACGCGCACCCACTCCCGCAAGGTGACACAGAAGATTCAGGAGTGTTTTGCCAAAATTGTCGCTGGGCTGGTGGAGAACACGCACATAGCACGAGAGAGTCTGCTGATCTTCATCTACGGCACCATGTCGGAGAGTATCACGGATCTCTTGCCGGGCACCCAAAAGCGTCAGCTAAGCGACAAGCAGCAGGCACTGATGCGTCGCGCCCGTCCCGACTGTCTGCTCCTGCAGCCGGCGCCAGGACGACGCAGCGTGACAACCGGCAACAAGCAGGTTAAGTCCAATGCCCAGGCGAATGCCCACATTTTGATCGAGTTCGGCCTAGAGCTGTTGCACTTTGTGCTCAAGCGCAAGAAGCTGGCGGACCTGGACTATCAGCCCTTCCTGCATccgctgctgcctctgctgcggGATGCCTTGAAGAGCAATCACGCGAGAACCACCAGCTATGCCCTCAAGTGCTATACGGCCATTTGGCTGGGCGACTACGAACTGGCCGAGCTTGACACTGTGCAACTGGGTCCAGTCGTCAGTCGCATGTTTGAGATTCTAAAGAACTTCTCCTCGTTTGGCGCCACGCGTCAGGAGGAAAATGCGCAGCTAGTGAGGGCCAGCTTCAAGGCTGTGGTTGCCTTGCTGCGTAAGTGTCAGGATTATGCCCTGAGTGAGGAGCAGAtcgagcagctgctgctccacaTTGAGCAGGAGCTGCAGGAAGGTGAATGCAGCAGCCAGACAATGTGCTTCACGCTCCTTAAGGCGCTGGTCGGACGCAAGGTGGACACCCGTTCGCTGCACGATCTGATGAAGCGTCTGGCCGATCTCTCCATTGTTTCCCAGTCAGACCACGTGCGGGACGAGTCAAGGGGCATCCTTACCACCTACATCATGGAGTACCCTCTGCAGAAGCGCATCGATCAGCTGCTCAAGTTCATGTCCGTCCAGTTGGCCTACACTCAGCCCGCTGGAAGACAGTCTGCAATTCAGTTTATGCATGGAATCGTCAACAAGTTTCCCCTTCAACTCCTGGCCAAGCATTCCGAGTTCCTGTACCTCTCCCTGGGCACGCGCCTGGTCAACGACGAGGACACCGCTTGTCGTCGTGCTGTGGCCGCCGCACTGGAGGCTTTGCTTGGAAGACTTAACAAACTACAACGTCAGCCTCTGCTGGATGTGACCATGCTCTTCTTTACCTCATCGCAATCCATTCAAAAGCCAGGAGTGCGCGAAATGGCCGCTGCGATGCTCTCCCGTTTCGTCCAAGCGGAACGCGCCGGATTCACGGAGCGCCTGCCCCTTGTACTCCCCACTCTGGTGGCTGTCCTCACACTGGGCGACACGGAAGCAGGCGGAAAGTTTGTGCGCGCTCCTGGACGCGATGCACTTCCTCTGGCGGAGACAAGCGTGCCGCGCAAGCGTCGTCGCAAG GTACCCGATGGGGAGCTTCTATTGGAGGGTCTGGACGAGGAGGCTCtgctggagcagcagcaacgcaGCATTGACCATCAGGTTATCCAGCTGCAGTATTGCCTGCTCAAGATCTTTGAGCACTGCGGGGAAACATTACTCGTTGACCAAGAGTTGGCACCAACAGTAGATGAGCTGGCGTATGCCAGTCAGCGTTTGCTTGGTCACGAGCATAACTGGGTGCGGTGCAATTCAGCCAAGATTCTGACGCAGATCTTGGCGCAGTACGACTACGACTATGTGGGCCAGCAGCTGGTTGGCGTCAAGCGGGAAGAAGAAAGCGAAACAAAGCCATTGGAGTTTATATACGCACAGCCGGCGCAGGATCTTAAGAGCTTGGTTCTGGATCTCTGCGCCCAGGTAACGCCTGGTGAGACGGCGCAGGAAATGATTGATGAGCTGGTAAAGATATTACTCTATGTGGCGCACATGCTCAGGGATGTGCCCTTTAGCGTTAAACAGGAGCCGGATGCAGATCAATCCGAGCCAGCGCTGGCTGGCAAAATCAATCTGAGCTGGCTGGTGCGCAACATACGCATTCTGATTAACAAGGAAGTTTCCAAGGCGCCACATGACACCAGCATT CGTACAGCGCTTTTTACCCTCATCGAAGGTCTGAGCACCTTGCTCAGCGTTGATGCCGTCACCCGCTTGGCTCCGACTCTGCTCCAAGCACTTGTGCGAGAAATGTCCGACGAGGATCAGAACGTTGATGCCGAGCTGCGCCAGCTAGCACTGCGAGTGGGCAGCCGCCTCCGCAAACGTATCGGCTCCGAGACCTACGACAAGGTGCGCAACGTTGTGCAAACCAAGTTGATGGTACGACGCGCCGAGCGACGAAAGGCGGTTGCCCAGGAGAAGATCCACGATCCAGTGCGTGCGGCAAAGCGCAAGGCTGGAATGCAGGAACGAAAGAAGGCGGCCAAGCGCCTGAAGACAGCTGTAATCCGTGGCAAGGCCCCCGACATGAAACAGAAGCTTAAAAAACGCAAACGAAAGGCCGAAATGGAGAGCTTctaa
- the LOC117784528 gene encoding transcription factor Adf-1-like, with amino-acid sequence MDSVTLISEIKRMPALWDKQNKNFSNRIITTKNWQLIADKMGVTTDQCKKKFKYLKDAYRKAHRKMPRHASGTAASELYISKYKYYNLMMFLYDDVANSCAVDFQSSQDSLVDECSMSMSYVNDTSFEKTIMKQEIDNNDDFQLPGLSSKQDTNIERIEIEQKRLRFLEKDVDTNEDVDNDDLHFYKSLIPHTKGLSSVEKLRMRVEIQNIVLKYLEKR; translated from the exons ATGGACAGCGTAACGTTGATCAGTGAAATTAAGCGTATGCCGGCGTTGTGGGATAAGCAAAATAAGAACTTTTCAAATCGaattataacaacaaaaaactggCAATTGATTGCTGATAAAATGGGCGTAACTA CGGATCAGtgcaagaaaaaatttaaatacttaaaagatGCATATCGCAAGGCCCATCGAAAAATGCCAAGACATGCCTCAGGGACAGCAGCATCGGAACTttacatttcaaaatataagtaCTACAATTTAATGATGTTTTTATATGATGATGTGGCCAACAGTTGTGCGGTCGATTTTCAAAGCTCCCAAGACAGCCTTGTCGATGAGTGCTCAATGTCAATGTCATACGTGAACGACACTTCATTTGAGAAGACAATAATGAAACAGGAAATTGACAATAATGATGACTTCCAACTGCCTGGACTGTCCAGCAAACAAGATACAAACATAGAACGAATTGAAATCGAACAGAAAAGATTAAGATTTTTAGAAAAGGATGTCGACACCAATGAAGACGTGGACAATGACgacttacatttttataaaagcttAATTCCTCATACCAAGGGCCTCTCATCAGTCGAAAAATTACGAATGAGAGTAGAAATCcaaaatatagttttaaaatatttggaaaagaGGTAG
- the LOC117785192 gene encoding uncharacterized protein LOC117785192, whose protein sequence is MDINVKDLISEVYKRPVLWDRTSTKYRDRKQVEKNWSEIEETLETPKDCLKKKWKNTRDQFRNECKKMPGAKSGEYGNLEKHYKKYTSWPHFKSLLFLTSQMKSRSSLANIESSSSKFASELSLDEESLDEILFENVQELRDSEEKKIAKLNVSDELLAIEQQKEALIEKKVNTQKDRDDDEAFFDSLLPYMRKMEMMEKLRCRMEIQQIIYSFFVGKGSAPPHI, encoded by the exons ATGGATATAAATGTCAAGGACTTAATTTCTGAAGTTTATAAACGACCAGTGTTGTGGGATCGCACAAGTACAAAATATCGGGACCGAAAACAGGTGGAGAAAAATTGGAGCGAAATTGAAGAAACATTGGAGACACCAA aGGACTGTTTAAagaaaaagtggaaaaataCTCGAGACCAATTCCGAAATGAGTGCAAGAAAATGCCAGGTGCCAAATCAGGAGAGTATGGAAATTTGGAGAAGCATTATAAAAAGTACACATCTTGGCCACATTTCAAATCTCTTCTTTTCCTAACAAGTCAAATGAAGTCACGATCATCTCTTGCTAATATAGAGTCTTCCTCATCAAAGTTCGCTTCAGAATTATCATTAGATGAAGAATCCTTAgatgaaatattatttgaaaatgtccAGGAGTTGCGTGATTCTGAGGAAAAAAAGATCGCCAAATTAAATGTTTCTGACGAGTTGTTAGCCATTGAGCAACAGAAAGAAGcgttaattgaaaaaaaagtaaacacacaaaaagatAGAGACGACGACGAAGCGTTTTTCGACAGTTTGTTACCGTATATGaggaaaatggaaatgatGGAAAAATTACGATGTCGAAtggaaattcaacaaattatttactcTTTTTTCGTCGGGAAAGGTAGTGCTCCCCCgcacatttaa